The genomic DNA TCAGAGAGCTTAATATATTTCGAAAGTTTTATGTTCCGAATAATTTTACTACTTAGTGCCTCTATTGTTGGATGTATTAAGAAGCTGtttgagaaagaaaagcgTATAGGTGGTTACTATCAATCTATATCTCTTTTATTAGGAGGTTtagaagaaattttagagGTCTCCCACAGCTTTCTTCTCactgaagaaaaggaacaGTATTTTTCAGGAAGCAGTTATAAAGGTGATTTCATTCAAAGCATGGTTTCTAACGTATTTTCTAGCgattcttcaacaaatgatGTCAAGATAAAGGGTGAAAGAGACGTCATTCTTCAGTCTTTTAGACAAGTTGTAAATTGctgctttgaaatttggacCTGGGCACATGGTCTTTACGTGGCTGATAAAAAGAACTCCATTAATCAAATGAACTACAATTCTTATAAGTTCAAATTCGCAGCAAAAAAGTTACTCGAAAAACTTTTTACATTGGAACCCATCGAGGTCATCGAAGATTTAGTTCTTACCTCATCTGAAGAAACGACCACTCTTATTCATGTGCTTGATGGTAATCGCCCAGCTTTATCGATTCCTTACCTCTTTGTCGGTATCATGCACCGACAAAACAGAAACACCTCTGTGAAACTTTCAATCAGTGTaaacagtttttttacGACTGGTAATCGACTTGAATCATCCCTTATCAATAAGTTAGACTCAGAGGCGCTGGTTCGGTTTTTGATTGTATTTGCTTCCTCTTTAGAAAATGCTGCTATAGAAGACTTTTACTCAGATTTctttacttttttcaaggaGGTGTCGACCAACTATAACCTTTACGAATCTATTTCAAAACCTATTCTTGTGTTTGTGGTTACCATGGCGCAAAAGCTAAGTAAGTCCAATTTTGGCCAACAGAAGAGGATTAGAAGAGAACTTTCAGATTTGTTTACGAAATATCTTCCAAATGCTTTGAATGATTCACCCTTCAACTACGTTGATGCTCCCCAAACGTTCTCTGATCTGGAATCGATTGTGGAAAATTTACAGTATGTTCTAAATGATGAGATCGGAGGTGATAGATTTAATAATTGCATGTCTACTATTGTTAACCAATGCGCCGCCCCTTATATTAAGAATAGAACGGCCGAAATTCCGGATTTTGTTCTCAAATTTTCTCTAGAGGTCGCCAAAACAAGTGGGAAGGTGAAAAGTTGGCGATCCATGATTAATGATTACTTTTTCGATGACAAAAGCTTTGCTTCTCTCGCAAATAATAAGTTATGGCGACAAATTATTTTCGAGTGGTCTCAATATCCTGATAAAAAGTCAAGTTTGATAAATGATCTTTTGAGTATTATAGATTCGAAGACCACAAGTATGGCCCCCAACTTGATAACTTTCACTGCTTGGAGCGAATCTGAAAACGAGTCTAAATGTCAAAGCTTCTTGAGGATAAGTTATTTGCTGATGATCTTACCAAAAAATTATTACTTACTGCATTTTCATGATCTAGTATCATGTGTATGTCAATATTTGTCTTCAGAGAACACCAAacttaaagaaaaatgttGGATATTACTCAAAGCCATGCTTCTCAAATTCAATGTTTTACATTTCAATGATTATTGGTCAATGATCGTTTATTGTTTGCAAACAAATCTCCAAGCGTTTTACGAATCGTTGCAAATTCAAGCAGAAATTGATTCTGCTCATATTCTTCAAGTTTGCAAAACTCTAGATCTTCTTTTAGCACtaaattttgaaggtttTAGTGGCACCAATGAATGGCTATTCGTAATAGATACCATTAATAACATATACAAAACCTATCCATTTATGGCTTTGGTGGATAAAATATACGAATGCAAAGAATTTCAGATCGATAGACGCGATAGTACTGAACTAATCGATCGCACGAAGTTAAAAATCCCCTTGCTAGTTGGAATCAATTCTATCAAAAACCATGTGCAGTTGCGAacttttttccaaaatttaAGCTATGCTCACTatgaatatatatacaGTTTGGGAGAAATTGATTTGCAGATCTGTGAAGACGATATATGTTCAGATATTTTTGCATGAATTCTATAGTTTTCAGTATAGCTGCACTAATTTAATAAAATGTTATGTCCATCAAAGTTAAACTATCGAGTGAATCTGTAAACGCTTAAGACTTCCCATCCAGCTTTTCTGTGCATTATTAACTCCATTGACCAGCCATCCCTACTCattctttcaacaatttgCTCCGGCTTATTCCTCGCACAAAATAATATGTAAGCAACTCCAGTAGGTGACAGTATTATATCCAACTGGTCGAGAACCTTGTTAGTAACAACCATCCCATCGGTACCACCCAGTAGAGCTAAGTCAAGCCATTCATCTCTCTCCTCTTTTGTCGTTGGTACAGCTGGAACTTCCTCAGCAGGTACGTACGGTGGGTTGAATATCAACAAGTCCACTTCCTTGGATTTTATACAACGGTTCAAGTCACTCTGAATAGGCTCCAGATAACTCTTTTCACATTTGTTCCTTTTGGCTGCATCTAAAGTTGCATCGAGAGCCCATGGGCTTATGTCCGCAGCAAAGTATATAGATTGGTTCTTCGATGGGATACCGTTCTGCATCAGAAAAGTAGTTACGATGCCTGAGCCTGGTCCCAATTCACAAACAACTGATAAGCGGTTCTTGAATCTACTCTCCAAATATGGCAGTTCTTCTTCCAGTGTGTCCAGCAGTAGGAAGCTATCTTCCGACGGTTCGTAAACAGTATCATAGTCGCATTTTATATAAGGTGTCGGCAGCATGTTAAAGACCAATTTACTCTATCTTGTGAGTTCTTTTTCCTACTCTGTAAAACGGCATCGAGTTAAATAAATATGGAAAAGTCCTTATTACAAACAATATGAATTTCAGAGCTACGCAACTCTGCAAACCATAAGGAACTCTTACAACAACTACAAGTATTGCCATTCATGATCATAAAGGTGAAAACTCTAACAGGCAAAGAAATTGCCGTCAGCTTAAACAATGAAGACCCCATTTACCGTATCAAAGAGCTTCTCGAAGAAAAGGAGGGAATTCCACCTTCGCAACAGAGACTGATATTCCAAGGGAAACA from Zygotorulaspora mrakii chromosome 7, complete sequence includes the following:
- the MTQ2 gene encoding S-adenosylmethionine-dependent methyltransferase (similar to Saccharomyces cerevisiae MTQ2 (YDR140W); ancestral locus Anc_8.312), with the protein product MLPTPYIKCDYDTVYEPSEDSFLLLDTLEEELPYLESRFKNRLSVVCELGPGSGIVTTFLMQNGIPSKNQSIYFAADISPWALDATLDAAKRNKCEKSYLEPIQSDLNRCIKSKEVDLLIFNPPYVPAEEVPAVPTTKEERDEWLDLALLGGTDGMVVTNKVLDQLDIILSPTGVAYILFCARNKPEQIVERMSRDGWSMELIMHRKAGWEVLSVYRFTR
- the RUB1 gene encoding NEDD8 family protein RUB1 (similar to Saccharomyces cerevisiae RUB1 (YDR139C); ancestral locus Anc_8.311), which gives rise to MIIKVKTLTGKEIAVSLNNEDPIYRIKELLEEKEGIPPSQQRLIFQGKQISDEQTVSSAKLENGMQLHLVLTLRGGR